A stretch of Eubalaena glacialis isolate mEubGla1 chromosome 10, mEubGla1.1.hap2.+ XY, whole genome shotgun sequence DNA encodes these proteins:
- the LOC133099934 gene encoding LOW QUALITY PROTEIN: olfactory receptor 5D13-like (The sequence of the model RefSeq protein was modified relative to this genomic sequence to represent the inferred CDS: inserted 1 base in 1 codon; substituted 1 base at 1 genomic stop codon) — protein MMLSEGNQSIIPTFILLGFSEYPEPQVPLFLVFSSIYTVTVVGNLGMILIIIKINSKLQSIVYFFISHLSFVNFCYSTVVTPKLLENLIVEDRTISFSGCIMQFVLXCIFGVTETFMLAAMAXDCFVAVCNPLLYSTAMSQKLCALLVAGSYSWGIVCSLTLTYFLHALSYCESSIINSFICDHSVSVSCSDPYISQMLCFIIAIFNEVSRLVAILMSYILIFVTFMRMPSSSGCRKTFSTCASHLTAITIFHGTILFLNCIPNPKTSWLAVKVVSVFYTVVIPMLNPLIYSLRNKDVKNTFRKLVLLYHSI, from the exons ATGATGTTATCAGAGGGAAATCAGAGTATCATACCCACATTTATTCTCCTGGGCTTTTCAGAATATCCAGAACCCCAGGTTCCACTCTTCCTGGTTTTCTCGTCTATCTACACAGTCACTGTGGTGGGGAATTTAGGCATGATCTTGATAATCATCAAGATCAATTCAAAACTCCAGTCGATCGTGTACTTTTTCATTAGTCACTTGTCCTTTGTCAATTTCTGTTATTCTACTGTAGTGACACCTAAATTGTTGGAGAACTTGATTGTGGAGGACAGAACCATCTCTTTCTCTGGTTGCATTATGCAATTTGTTT CTTGCATATTTGGAGTAACAGAAACTTTCATGTTAGCAGCAATGGCCTAGGACTGTTTTGTGGCAGTCTGTAACCCCTTGCTCTATAGCACTGCTATGTCTCAGAAGCTTTGTGCTCTGTTGGTGGCTGGGTCTTACTCATGGGGTATAGTGTGTTCCCTGACACTCACATATTTTCTTCATGCATTATCCTATTGTGAGTCTAGCATCATAAATAGTTTTATCTGTGACCACTCTGTTTCTGTCTCCTGCTCAGACCCCTATATCAGCCAGATGCTATGTTTTATTATTGCCATATTCAATGAGGTGAGCAGGCTGGTGGCTATTCTGATGTCCTATATACTCATTTTTGTCACTTTTATGAGGATGCCTTCTTCAAGCGGGTGCCGGAAAACCTTCTCCACCTGTGCCTCCCACCTGACAGCCATCACCATTTTCCATGGAACCATCCTTTTCCTTAACTgtatccctaatcctaaaacttcTTGGCTCGCAGTTAAAGTGGTTTCTGTGTTTTACACAGTGGTGATTCCCATGCTGAACCCCTTGATCTACAGCTTGAGGAACAAAGATGTAAAAAACACATTCAGAAAATTAGTTTTGCTTTATCACTCCATATAG
- the LOC133099585 gene encoding olfactory receptor 1165-like has translation MDERNQSAGITFVLLGFSEYPYLQVLFFLVFLAIYTVSVVGNLGMIVIIRINPKLHIPMYFFLSHLSFVDFCYSSVLTHVLLEILVVDIRTISYVGCMMQFFFGCTLAITEMFMLAVMACDRFVAVCNPLLYIVAVSPKLCTLLVAGTYSWGGICSLTITYSLLELPFCGSKLIHHFGCEYSAIISASCSDPYFRQMTCFIISTLNEACSLLIILTSYVFIIVTIIKMSSADGLRKAFSACASRLTAVIIFHGTILFLYCVPTSKSSRLFIKVATVSYTLVIPMLKPLIYSLRNNDVKETES, from the coding sequence ATGGATGAGAGAAACCAGAGTGCTGGAATCACCTTCGTCCTCTTGGGCTTCTCAGAATACCCATACCTCCAGGTGCTGTTCTTCTTGgtcttcttggccatctatacaGTTTCTGTGGTGGGTAACCTGGGTATGATTGTAATCATCAGAATCAATCCCAAACTTCACATCCCCATGTACTTTTTTCTCAGCCATCTCTCCTTTGTTGATTTCTGTTACTCTTCTGTACTTACACACGTACTATTAGAGATCTTGGTTGTGGACATAAGGACTATCTCCTATGTGGGTTGCATGATgcaatttttctttggctgcacaCTTGCGATTACAGAAATGTTCATGTTAGCAGTGATGGCCTGTGACCGGTTTGTGGCTGTTTGTAACCCCCTGCTCTACATAGTTGCTGTGTCTCCTAAGCTCTGTACCCTCCTGGTAGCTGGAACCTACTCATGGGGTGGAATATGTTCCTTGACAATCACATATTCTCTTTTGGAGCTACCCTTCTGTGGTTCTAAACTCATACATCACTTTGGCTGTGAGTATTCTGCCATCATCTCTGCCTCCTGTTCTGATCCCTACTTCAGGCAGATGACATGTTTCATCATTTCTACACTCAATGAGGCATGTAGCCTCCTGATTATTCTCACCTCCTATGTTTTCATAATTGTCACAATCATCAAGATGTCTTCTGCTGATGGACTCCGAAAAGCCTTCTCCGCCTGTGCTTCCCGCCTGACTGCCGTCATCATTTTCCATGGGACCATCCTTTTTCTCTACTGTGTGCCCACCTCCAAAAGCTCACGACTCTTCATCAAAGTAGCCACTGTGTCTTACACACTTGTGATCCCTATGCTAAAGCCCCTTATCTACAGTCTTAGAAATAATGATGTGAAGGAGACAGAAAGTTAA